One genomic segment of Mangifera indica cultivar Alphonso chromosome 6, CATAS_Mindica_2.1, whole genome shotgun sequence includes these proteins:
- the LOC123219676 gene encoding uncharacterized protein LOC123219676 has translation MAVLETKVGNDRLSIVNGNIWREWENANNNDSHPNGRIWVGWNKDTISFNVIEKNPQFIHGEAWLVEENSLIALTIVYGYNQPMERRRLWKEIDRLSNGMGNKPWLIMGDFNAIRGPSEKIGGVSWGDTYSDDLNKCCEEANLEDLRYMGNQLTWSNCSEGHRRIACKLDRALVNEQWKDVFEESFAMFLNHSISDHSPCIVTCGGGVRRRRVPFKFYNMWATHDNFLNIVRESWQEDVEGSPMYKLISKLKRLKKVLRRLNKEGFWRISEKVEEAKGRLEDVQNRLQSSPLNEDLAKEEKAVQHFFSSGHLLKEVNCTILALVPKVANASRCMEYRPIACCNIIYKCISKILANRLKAILPSFIDKAQGAFVGGRCIGENIMLCQDLMHNYHRVSKDKKCAMKIDLLKAYDTVHWDFILAILEAIGFHGKFIGWIRSCISTPSFSLGINGELVGFFKSSHGLRADVESLTLMKSSLKLFHEWSGLQMNCNKSNIYISGLPQEEKIKLADSINVEEIDGILRDFLWNGAAMDGRKAKVAWEEVCVPKEEGGLGIMRCKVWNKAAITKNMWKILLDKGNSLWVEWIKHALVKEVIDEHGWKWPAANSCHLMEIKGALPCCPMGGEDALTWAPNSNGKFTIKSAWEIMRSRKDKVEWCERLLSRHNLGACPRWRFEVESFRGRGE, from the exons ATGGCTGTGTTGGAAACTAAAGTGGGGAATGATAGATTAAGTATagtgaatggtaatatttggaGAGAGTGGGAGAATGCTAATAACAATGATAGTCaccctaatgggagaatttgggtaggatggaataaggataCTATCAGTTTTAATGTCATTGAGAAAAATCCGCAATTCATACATGGGGAGGCTTGGTTAGTAGAGGAGAACTCTCTTATAGCCTTAACTATAGTCTATGGGTATAATCAACCTATGGAAAGGAGAAGATTATGGAAGGAAATTGATAGGCTCTCCAATGGGATGGGGAACAAACCGTGGCTAATAATGGGGGActttaatgcaattaggggtCCAAGTGAGAAAATTGGAGGAGTAtcatggggagatacttataGTGATGACCTAAATAAGTGTTGTGAGGAAGCAAATCTAGAAGATCTTCGGTACATGGGAAACCaactcacttggagtaattgtagtgagggacataggaggatagcatgcaagTTGGATAGAGCCCTTGTAAATGAACAATGGAAAGATGTTTTTGAGGAATCCTTTGCCATGTTTCTTAACCATTCCATCTCTGACCATTCCCCATGCATTGTGACGTGTGGAGGTGGTGTAAGGAGGAGGAGGGTCCCTTTCAAGTTCTATAACATGTGGGCAACACATGATAATTTCCTTAATATTGTGAGGGAGTCTTGGCAAGAGGATGTAGAAGGCAGCCCTATGTATAAGCTCATCAGCAAGctcaagagattaaaaaagGTTCTTAGGAGGCTAAATAAGGAGgggttttggagaatttcagagaaggtggaagaagcaaaaggaaGGCTGGAGGATGTTCAAAATAGACTTCAAAGCAGCCCACTAAATGAAGatttagctaaggaagaaaag GCAGTCCAGCACTTTTTCTCTTCAGGCCATCTTCTCAaggaggtaaattgcactatcttagctcttgtccctaaggttgctaacGCTTCAAGGTGTATGGAGTATAGGCCGATAGCTTGCTGCAATATAATCTATAAGTGCATTTCAAAGATCCTTGCAAATCGTCTCAAAGCCATACTTCCGagtttcattgataaagcccaaggagcaTTTGTGGGAGGAAGGTGCATTGGAGAGAATAttatgttgtgtcaagacctaaTGCATAATTACCATAGAGtgagcaaagacaagaagtgtgcCATGAAGATTGACTTATTGAAGGCATATGATACGGTTCATTGGGACTTCATCCTTGCtattcttgaagcaattggtTTTCATGGAAAATTCATTGGATGGATTAGGAGCTGCATCTCAACCCCCTCTTTTTCTttgggaataaatggtgaattggtgggatttttcaagagttctcatggGCTTAG ggcagatgtTGAATCGCTTACTCTCATGAAAAGTTCCCTAAAGCTTTTTCATGAATGGTCCGGTctccaaatgaattgcaacaaaagcaatatATACATCTCCGGATTaccccaagaggagaagatcaaGCTTGCGGACTCTATCAATGTGGAG GAAATAGATGGAATATTGAGGGATTTTCTTTGGAATGGTGCTGCCATGGatggaagaaaagcaaaagttgcttgggaagAGGTTTGTGTGCCTAAAGAGGAGGGAGGTCTCGGCATTATGAGGTGCAAAGTGTGGAACAAGGCTGCCATAAcaaagaatatgtggaagatcctccttGATAAGGGGAACTCACtatgggtggaatggattaag CATGCTTTAGTAAAAGAAGTCattgatgagcatgggtggaaatggccagcAGCGAATTCTTGCCACCTCATGGAGATAAAGGgagctctcccttgctgcccaatgggaggGGAGGATGCTCTAACATGGGCTCCTAATTCTAATGGCAAGTTCACAATCAAATCGGCATGGGAGATTATGAGGAGTAGGAAGGACAAG GTTGAATGGTGTGAGCGTTTGTTGtctcggcataacctaggggcttgtccaag GTGGAGATTTGAGGTTGAATCCTTTCGAGGAAGAGGGGAGTGA